The following coding sequences lie in one Thermodesulfobacteriota bacterium genomic window:
- a CDS encoding ATPase, T2SS/T4P/T4SS family: MAVEGGSQAGGAQKATLQDLLKSMIEKGASDLHVSAGSPPRVRVRGKLSPMANVPVMSGTDTRQMTYSILTDIQKHAFEEENELDFSFGIKGLSRFRGNLFVQRGTVAGVFRAIPFEIKTFADLGLPPIVEELSNKPRGLVLVTGPTGSGKTTTLYSALADLNKTSENISTAEDPVEFNLMGINQVQMHEDIGLNFAAALRSFLRQDPDIIMV, translated from the coding sequence ATGGCTGTAGAGGGCGGCTCACAGGCCGGGGGCGCGCAAAAGGCGACCCTGCAGGATCTGCTTAAGAGTATGATAGAGAAGGGGGCCTCGGACCTTCACGTGTCCGCGGGCTCTCCTCCGAGGGTGAGGGTGCGGGGCAAGCTCTCTCCCATGGCCAACGTGCCGGTCATGTCGGGGACCGATACGCGGCAGATGACCTATTCGATACTGACCGACATCCAGAAGCACGCCTTCGAAGAGGAGAACGAACTGGACTTCTCTTTCGGCATCAAGGGGCTCAGCCGTTTCAGGGGCAACCTCTTTGTCCAGAGGGGGACGGTGGCCGGGGTCTTCAGGGCCATACCCTTCGAGATAAAGACGTTTGCCGATCTCGGTCTCCCGCCTATAGTGGAGGAGCTCTCCAATAAACCGCGCGGCCTGGTGCTCGTTACCGGCCCCACCGGGAGCGGCAAGACGACGACCCTCTACTCCGCTCTCGCCGATCTTAACAAGACGAGCGAGAACATATCCACTGCCGAGGACCCGGTCGAGTTCAACCTTATGGGCATAAACCAGGTCCAGATGCACGAGGACATCGGGCTGAACTTCGCCGCGGCCCTGAGGAGTTTTCTAAGGCAAGACCCGGATATAATAATGGTC